The proteins below are encoded in one region of Myxococcales bacterium:
- a CDS encoding DNA-directed RNA polymerase subunit omega — MARVTVEDCLKHDENRFALVVLAARRARQLIKGAPALVQSKNRAAVTALREIAGKRVYFTRSVKEVTKEYIAEQKAADPML; from the coding sequence CCGTTGAAGATTGTTTGAAACATGATGAAAATCGCTTTGCTTTGGTGGTTCTGGCCGCCCGGCGAGCTCGCCAGCTCATCAAAGGTGCACCTGCCCTTGTGCAAAGTAAAAACCGAGCGGCGGTTACAGCACTTCGCGAAATTGCGGGCAAGCGTGTCTATTTTACCCGTTCGGTTAAAGAAGTGACCAAAGAGTATATCGCGGAACAAAAAGCCGCCGATCCAATGCTCTAG